The Leptospira congkakensis genome segment AATCTAATGAAAACAGTTTGTAGATTGTAATGAACCTTCACAATTAATCTGTATTTGTTTCCATGTATATTGAAAACGATCCTATTATCTTTAAGGAAACTAGCATTTCTGTATTTTTCCTTTATATCAGAAGGAGATTTCCAATTAGCTCTGGAAGTGTCTTTAAACCAAACTTCGATAGGGATTTTAGAGTCAGAGTATTTAGGGATTGAGTAGAAATCCCTTAGAATCTTTCTTGAAATGACCCTCACAAATCAAGTAAACCTTGTTCCCGAATTGGTAACAACTCCTTTTTTGCTTTTTTTAGCGAGCACGGACGCTCGCAACTTTATAAAATTAAGGCGCCCGGAAATTTTCGCATAACGAATTAGTGTTAACGAAGTTTCCCGCCCTGAGCCTGCGCAGTAGGCGTTAGGGAAGCGGGAAATTTGCCGTAGGCCGAACGAGGGCCTGTC includes the following:
- a CDS encoding type II toxin-antitoxin system HigB family toxin; the protein is MRVISRKILRDFYSIPKYSDSKIPIEVWFKDTSRANWKSPSDIKEKYRNASFLKDNRIVFNIHGNKYRLIVKVHYNLQTVFIRFIGTHEQYDKINAEVI